In a genomic window of Sulfuricaulis sp.:
- the nadD gene encoding nicotinate-nucleotide adenylyltransferase has translation MKPIGILGGTFDPVHYGHMRPAQEVLRALDLAEVRIIPAAHPPHRRPPLATVDQRLRMVELAVAEFPGLRVDDREIRRGGPSYTVLTLESLREEFSERPLCLLLGLDAFDGIGTWHQWQRLPELAHFIVMTRPGWNIPAGVTLPSWARGRLARTAGDLAQASAGRIYFQTVTPQDISATHIRESIARGEAVDGLLPPAVLDYLRANRIYLNREN, from the coding sequence GTGAAGCCTATTGGCATTCTTGGCGGCACTTTCGATCCTGTTCACTATGGCCATATGCGTCCCGCGCAGGAAGTATTGCGCGCGCTCGATTTGGCGGAAGTGCGAATCATCCCCGCCGCCCATCCTCCGCATCGCCGGCCGCCGCTGGCCACGGTGGACCAGCGACTGCGCATGGTGGAGCTAGCGGTGGCCGAATTCCCCGGGTTGCGCGTGGATGACCGTGAGATCCGGCGTGGTGGACCTTCGTACACCGTGCTGACGCTGGAATCTCTGCGTGAGGAATTCAGCGAGCGTCCACTGTGCCTGCTGCTGGGCCTGGACGCCTTCGATGGCATTGGGACCTGGCATCAATGGCAGCGGCTGCCGGAGCTGGCGCATTTTATCGTGATGACACGGCCGGGATGGAATATTCCGGCAGGCGTGACGCTGCCGTCATGGGCGCGTGGCCGTCTTGCGCGTACTGCGGGTGACCTCGCCCAGGCCAGTGCGGGAAGGATTTATTTTCAGACAGTCACACCTCAAGATATTTCCGCGACGCATATCCGCGAATCCATTGCGCGTGGCGAAGCAGTGGATGGGCTGTTGCCGCCCGCCGTGCTCGATTACCTTCGCGCCAACCGAATCTATCTTAATCGAGAAAACTGA
- the lptE gene encoding LPS assembly lipoprotein LptE has translation MKVASSKLQVTSNGSRSSVLLLLATCYLLLVSCGFHLRGTGNVDIPSSLSVLQVRVEGSLLENNPLLVAIKNALRTQTNIQVQESGDVPQLILYGEQSDSQVLSLTSAGKVEEYLLKYEVSFRLMDKEGKLLSMPQTVKVQRDHQFDRLNVLAKEREEQELRREMQRDAVQQILRRLARVTLIDPDANQR, from the coding sequence ATGAAAGTGGCAAGCAGCAAGTTACAAGTAACAAGCAATGGAAGCAGGAGTTCTGTTCTCTTGCTACTTGCTACTTGTTACTTGTTACTGGTTTCGTGTGGTTTTCATCTGCGCGGAACAGGAAATGTGGATATTCCTTCTTCGCTTTCCGTGTTGCAGGTGAGGGTGGAAGGCAGTCTGCTGGAAAATAACCCGCTGCTGGTGGCGATAAAGAATGCGCTGCGTACGCAGACGAATATTCAAGTCCAGGAATCCGGTGATGTGCCGCAATTGATACTTTACGGCGAGCAGTCGGACAGTCAGGTTTTGTCGTTAACCTCGGCCGGAAAAGTTGAAGAGTACCTGCTGAAATACGAAGTCAGCTTCCGCCTGATGGACAAGGAGGGAAAACTGTTATCGATGCCACAAACGGTCAAGGTACAGCGCGATCATCAGTTCGACCGACTCAACGTATTGGCCAAGGAGAGGGAAGAGCAGGAACTGCGGCGCGAAATGCAACGCGATGCGGTGCAGCAGATCTTGCGAAGATTGGCGCGAGTCACCCTCATTGATCCCGATGCAAATCAACGCTGA
- a CDS encoding EAL domain-containing protein: MATTSQDIQTSKSGHWRGIGGPLLTVIAIAGIEILAHTGFRIPNPPAILLLTVAFSAFYSGTQSGLVSAALSWVYFAYYFSIPGQPFHYVGENFVRVAMWAITTPVMAAMLGYLKKRTTRVGTLVSEKLALETQIAERKRAEQEVRLLQTMTLAVSEAEDLHTALQVVLRKVCESTGWVLGQAWMPGESERLECVPSWHCSAKGLERFRKMSLDITFSRGGGLPGRVWATKKPAWVKDVSTDGNFPRAAVAIEVGLKAGLGIPVLAGDEVIAVLEFFVREPRQEDEHLISVVFSAAAQLGSVIQRKRAEVALRRSENQLRAIIDAEPECVKIIKADGTLVQMNAAGLAMVEASRPEQVLGKSIFKMLMPEYREPFRAFVENVLRGNKGIMEFEITGFKGTHRWLESHAVLLPEEQGGPPLVLSITRDITDRKQTEKRLRQLAHFDSLTDLPNRVQLIEKLKEAMAEADRRERLVGVVFLDLDRFKNINDSHGHAKGDKLLREVAVRLSGAVRRGDTVARLSGDEFALVLADMGHVDDVIHVAQKILDTFREAFQVEENTFFITASMGITLYPFDDRSAQELLRNADVAMYRAKESGKNNYQFYVAEMTAKVAERLSLENDLRFALERGELSLNYQPIADCQSGRILGMEALLRWKHPKRGMISPALFIPLAEETGYIVPIGEWVLRTATEQCRLWQKMGFPSLYVAVNLSSRQFHQKDLPMSIYNILQETNFNPALLNLELTEGLVMQQAEASINTLRELVAMDIRISIDDFGTGYSSLSYLKRFPINVLKIDQSFVRDIPKDEDDAAIASTIITMAHSLGLKVVAEGVETLEQLNFMREHHCNAMQGYYFSKPLPPEQFEEFLKSGIRLAV, from the coding sequence ATGGCTACTACCAGTCAGGACATACAGACATCCAAGTCAGGTCACTGGCGCGGCATCGGTGGGCCATTGCTGACTGTCATCGCCATTGCTGGTATCGAAATTCTGGCGCACACGGGATTCAGGATCCCCAATCCGCCGGCCATTCTTCTGCTCACCGTGGCGTTCTCCGCGTTCTACAGTGGAACCCAATCCGGTCTGGTCAGCGCCGCCTTGTCATGGGTGTACTTCGCCTATTATTTTTCGATTCCTGGCCAACCTTTTCATTACGTCGGCGAAAACTTCGTGCGCGTGGCGATGTGGGCCATCACCACGCCCGTCATGGCCGCGATGCTTGGTTATTTAAAAAAACGTACCACGCGCGTCGGCACGCTGGTATCCGAAAAATTGGCGCTGGAAACACAGATCGCCGAGCGTAAGCGCGCAGAACAGGAAGTGCGGCTGTTGCAGACCATGACGCTCGCGGTCAGCGAGGCGGAAGACCTGCACACGGCGCTTCAGGTGGTGTTGCGCAAGGTATGCGAGTCCACTGGGTGGGTTTTGGGTCAGGCATGGATGCCGGGAGAAAGCGAGCGTCTCGAATGCGTGCCGTCGTGGCATTGCAGCGCCAAGGGGCTGGAACGCTTCCGCAAGATGAGTCTGGATATAACGTTTTCCCGCGGAGGCGGACTTCCCGGCCGGGTCTGGGCGACAAAGAAACCGGCTTGGGTCAAGGACGTGAGCACCGACGGAAATTTCCCCCGCGCCGCTGTGGCGATTGAAGTGGGCCTGAAGGCCGGGCTGGGCATTCCGGTGTTGGCAGGAGATGAAGTGATCGCCGTGCTCGAATTCTTTGTGCGCGAACCGCGCCAGGAAGATGAGCATTTGATCAGCGTGGTATTCAGCGCCGCCGCCCAGTTGGGCTCGGTAATCCAGCGCAAGCGCGCGGAGGTGGCGTTGCGGCGCAGCGAGAACCAGTTACGCGCGATCATTGATGCCGAACCGGAATGCGTCAAGATCATCAAGGCGGATGGCACGCTGGTGCAGATGAACGCCGCCGGACTGGCCATGGTCGAAGCCAGCCGCCCCGAGCAGGTGCTGGGCAAGTCGATATTCAAAATGTTGATGCCGGAATACCGTGAACCCTTCCGTGCCTTTGTCGAAAATGTCCTGCGTGGCAACAAAGGTATTATGGAATTTGAAATAACCGGATTCAAGGGCACGCATCGCTGGCTCGAATCCCACGCTGTTCTTCTGCCCGAAGAACAGGGCGGGCCTCCGCTCGTATTGAGCATCACGCGCGATATCACCGATCGCAAGCAGACCGAGAAACGCCTGCGACAGCTCGCACATTTCGACAGCCTGACCGATCTTCCCAACCGGGTGCAGCTCATCGAAAAGCTGAAAGAAGCCATGGCCGAGGCGGATCGCCGTGAGCGCCTGGTGGGCGTGGTGTTTCTGGACCTTGACCGGTTCAAGAACATCAATGACAGTCACGGCCATGCGAAAGGCGACAAGTTGCTGCGGGAAGTTGCCGTGCGGCTGAGCGGCGCGGTGCGCCGCGGGGACACGGTCGCGCGCCTGAGCGGCGATGAATTTGCGCTGGTGCTGGCGGACATGGGGCATGTGGACGATGTCATCCACGTGGCCCAGAAAATCCTGGATACTTTTCGTGAGGCGTTCCAGGTGGAAGAAAATACTTTCTTTATTACGGCGAGCATGGGTATCACGCTCTATCCCTTCGATGACCGGAGCGCGCAGGAATTGTTGCGCAACGCCGACGTGGCCATGTATCGCGCCAAGGAATCCGGCAAAAACAACTACCAGTTCTATGTGGCGGAAATGACTGCCAAGGTCGCTGAGCGGCTGTCACTTGAAAATGATCTGCGCTTCGCCCTGGAACGCGGTGAATTATCATTGAATTATCAGCCGATCGCCGATTGCCAGTCCGGTCGCATTCTCGGGATGGAGGCGCTGCTGCGCTGGAAACATCCCAAGCGCGGCATGATTTCACCGGCGCTGTTCATTCCGCTCGCCGAGGAGACCGGTTACATCGTTCCCATCGGCGAATGGGTTTTACGTACGGCGACCGAACAATGCCGGCTCTGGCAAAAAATGGGATTTCCCTCGCTTTACGTGGCGGTGAATCTTTCCTCCCGGCAGTTTCATCAGAAGGATCTGCCGATGTCCATTTACAATATTCTGCAGGAGACCAACTTCAATCCGGCCTTGCTCAATCTGGAGTTGACGGAAGGGCTGGTCATGCAGCAGGCCGAGGCGTCCATTAATACCCTGCGCGAACTGGTGGCCATGGATATCCGGATTTCCATCGATGATTTCGGCACCGGCTATTCCAGTCTCAGCTATCTCAAGCGTTTCCCGATTAACGTGCTGAAGATTGATCAGTCGTTTGTGCGCGATATTCCGAAGGACGAAGATGACGCGGCCATTGCCAGCACCATCATCACCATGGCCCACAGTCTGGGGCTGAAGGTCGTGGCCGAGGGCGTTGAAACGCTCGAACAGCTGAACTTCATGCGTGAGCACCATTGCAATGCCATGCAGGGTTATTATTTCAGCAAGCCCCTCCCGCCCGAGCAGTTCGAGGAATTCCTGAAAAGCGGAATCCGTCTCGCCGTCTGA
- the leuS gene encoding leucine--tRNA ligase, whose protein sequence is MQENYSHEKVEKAAQDYWEKHQTFKAAEDPKREKFYCLSMFPYPSGKLHMGHVRNYTIGDVITRYQRMQGRNVLQPMGWDAFGLPAENAAMANGVPPAKWTYDNIAYMKKQLQSLGFAIDWERELATCKPEYYKWNQWLFLRMLGKGIAYKKTGVVNWDPVDQTVLANEQIIDGRGWRTGALIEKREIPMYYLAITQYAEELLADLDKLTEWPERVRTMQANWIGKSVGVRFAFRVNGVARSALGSLPSPLAGEGVGMRGDSPSPLALSREGRGGVGESLQDGLLWVFTTRADTIMGVTFCAVAAEHPLATHAAKNNSKLAAFIEECQRGSVMEADLATIEKKGMSTGISVTHPLTGEPVPVWVGNYVLMGYGDGAVMAVPAHDERDFHFAKQYELPIKQVIAVGNEKFSIEGWQEWYADKALGRCVNSGKYDGLNYHAAVDAIAVDLKAKGLGDKQTMWRLRDWGISRQRYWGCPIPIIHCGQCGDVPVPDKDLPVLLPEDCVPDGTGNPLNKRTDFVNCPCPKCGKPARRETDTMDTFVDSSWYYARYASKRSDTAMVDSETNYWMPVDQYIGGIEHAILHLLYSRFWWKVMRDNGLVQGDEPFLRLLTQGMVLNEIFFRRPATAMDGGSAGNAGAGFRPSGRIQYFNPAEVEIKTDDKGGRVGAILISDGQPVESGGIGTMSKSKNNGVDPQSLIEQYGADTARLFMMFAAPPEMTLEWSDEGVAGASRFLRRLWKLVADHVNRGPVARADFSVLPPVLKDLRRQAHQTLSKVSDDIGRRRTFNTAIASVMELLNAVSKSDESSASANAVRQEALEFAVLTLSPIIPHICHTLWQALGHQEAILDVRWPTPDDAAMKQDNLEIVVQVNGKLRGRVSVPAQAGEDKVREIALADEAVTRHVGGKVVKKVIVVPGKLVNIVVA, encoded by the coding sequence ATGCAAGAAAATTACTCCCACGAAAAAGTAGAAAAAGCCGCCCAGGACTACTGGGAGAAACATCAGACGTTCAAGGCAGCGGAAGATCCGAAACGGGAGAAATTCTACTGCCTGTCGATGTTTCCCTATCCCTCCGGCAAGTTGCACATGGGTCATGTGCGCAATTACACCATTGGCGATGTGATCACCCGCTACCAGCGTATGCAGGGCCGCAACGTGTTGCAGCCCATGGGCTGGGACGCCTTCGGCTTGCCGGCCGAGAATGCGGCCATGGCCAACGGCGTACCGCCGGCGAAATGGACTTACGACAACATCGCCTACATGAAAAAGCAATTGCAATCGCTCGGTTTTGCGATCGACTGGGAACGCGAGCTCGCCACCTGCAAGCCTGAATATTACAAGTGGAACCAGTGGCTGTTTCTGCGCATGCTGGGAAAAGGCATCGCCTACAAGAAAACCGGCGTGGTGAATTGGGACCCGGTGGACCAGACCGTGCTCGCCAACGAGCAGATCATCGACGGGCGTGGCTGGCGCACGGGCGCTCTCATCGAGAAGCGTGAGATTCCCATGTACTACCTGGCGATCACGCAATACGCCGAGGAACTGCTGGCCGATCTGGACAAGCTCACCGAGTGGCCGGAGCGCGTGCGCACCATGCAGGCCAATTGGATCGGCAAGAGCGTGGGCGTGCGTTTTGCCTTCCGAGTGAATGGAGTCGCGCGTAGCGCGCTCGGCTCGCTCCCTTCTCCCCTTGCGGGAGAAGGGGTGGGGATGAGGGGTGATTCCCCCTCTCCCCTTGCCCTCTCCCGCGAGGGGAGAGGGGGAGTTGGTGAGAGTCTTCAGGATGGTTTGCTCTGGGTCTTCACCACCCGCGCCGATACCATAATGGGCGTCACTTTCTGCGCGGTGGCGGCTGAGCATCCACTGGCAACACATGCCGCGAAAAACAATTCAAAGCTTGCCGCGTTTATCGAAGAATGTCAGCGCGGCTCGGTCATGGAGGCCGATCTGGCCACCATTGAAAAGAAAGGCATGTCGACCGGTATCAGTGTAACGCATCCACTCACGGGCGAGCCGGTTCCGGTGTGGGTCGGCAACTACGTGCTCATGGGTTATGGCGATGGCGCCGTAATGGCGGTGCCGGCGCACGATGAGCGCGACTTTCATTTTGCGAAGCAGTATGAACTTCCCATCAAGCAGGTCATTGCAGTTGGGAACGAGAAATTTTCTATTGAGGGATGGCAGGAATGGTACGCGGACAAGGCGCTCGGCCGCTGCGTGAATTCAGGCAAGTACGACGGCCTCAATTACCACGCTGCTGTCGACGCCATCGCCGTTGACCTGAAAGCGAAGGGCCTCGGCGATAAACAGACCATGTGGCGACTGCGCGACTGGGGCATTTCACGCCAACGTTACTGGGGTTGCCCAATACCGATTATTCACTGCGGCCAATGCGGTGACGTGCCGGTCCCGGACAAGGATCTGCCGGTGCTGCTGCCCGAGGACTGCGTGCCGGACGGCACCGGCAATCCGCTCAACAAGCGTACCGATTTCGTGAACTGCCCATGCCCGAAGTGCGGCAAGCCCGCGCGGCGCGAGACCGACACCATGGATACCTTCGTGGATTCTTCCTGGTACTACGCGCGCTATGCCAGCAAGCGCAGTGACACCGCCATGGTCGACAGCGAAACCAATTACTGGATGCCGGTGGACCAATATATTGGTGGCATCGAGCACGCCATCCTGCACCTGCTGTACTCGCGTTTCTGGTGGAAAGTGATGCGGGATAACGGACTGGTGCAAGGTGACGAGCCGTTCCTGCGCCTGCTCACTCAGGGAATGGTGCTGAACGAGATTTTTTTTCGCAGACCGGCGACCGCCATGGATGGCGGAAGTGCCGGAAACGCAGGAGCAGGTTTCAGGCCGAGCGGTCGCATCCAGTACTTCAATCCGGCGGAGGTCGAGATCAAGACCGACGACAAGGGCGGTCGTGTCGGTGCGATACTAATAAGTGATGGCCAGCCGGTTGAATCGGGCGGGATCGGCACCATGTCGAAGTCCAAGAACAATGGCGTCGATCCGCAGTCGCTGATCGAACAGTATGGCGCCGATACCGCGCGCTTGTTCATGATGTTTGCCGCGCCGCCGGAGATGACGCTGGAGTGGTCGGACGAGGGCGTGGCCGGTGCCAGCCGTTTCCTGCGCCGGTTGTGGAAGCTCGTGGCCGACCACGTGAATCGGGGACCGGTGGCCAGGGCTGATTTTTCTGTGCTCCCACCAGTGCTCAAGGATCTGCGACGCCAGGCGCACCAGACACTGTCCAAGGTTTCCGACGACATCGGCCGGCGTCGCACCTTCAATACGGCGATCGCGTCGGTGATGGAATTGCTCAATGCGGTCTCCAAGTCAGATGAAAGCTCGGCGTCCGCCAACGCCGTGCGTCAGGAGGCACTCGAATTTGCCGTGCTGACACTGTCACCGATCATTCCGCATATCTGCCACACCTTGTGGCAGGCGCTCGGGCACCAGGAAGCCATACTCGATGTGCGTTGGCCCACGCCCGACGACGCGGCAATGAAACAGGATAATCTCGAAATCGTGGTGCAGGTCAATGGGAAATTGCGCGGTCGCGTGTCAGTCCCAGCGCAGGCAGGTGAGGACAAGGTGCGTGAAATTGCGCTGGCGGATGAAGCGGTGACGCGTCACGTCGGTGGCAAGGTGGTAAAGAAGGTCATCGTGGTGCCGGGCAAGCTTGTGAACATCGTGGTGGCATGA
- a CDS encoding glutamate-5-semialdehyde dehydrogenase, with the protein MDIKRYMQEVGQRARMAARAMSRAETAAKDAALMAMASEIERQTEALIAVNKKDIDAAKAQGLDAAMLDRLELNGARIKAMAEGLRQIAQLPDPVGEITDLNYRPSGIQVGRMRVPLGVIGIIYESRPNVTADAAGLCLKSGNASILRGGSEAIHSNRAIAACIQTGLKQSGLPEDAVQVIETTDRAAVGELIRMKEYVDVIVPRGGKSLIERISAEATIPVIKHLHGVCHVYIDDKADLDKAVKVAFNAKTQRYGTCNTMETLLVARAVAGKVLPVLGKMYQDEGVELRGCEATRKILSGIKAATEEDWHTEYLAPILSIRVLDNVEEAIDHIARYGSAHTDAIVTEDITRARRFLREVDSSSVMVNASTRFADGFEYGLGAEIGISTDKLHARGPVGLEGLTSVKFVVLGDGHIRK; encoded by the coding sequence ATGGACATCAAGCGCTACATGCAGGAAGTCGGGCAGCGCGCGCGTATGGCGGCGCGTGCGATGTCGCGCGCCGAGACGGCGGCCAAGGACGCCGCCCTGATGGCCATGGCTTCTGAAATCGAGCGCCAGACCGAAGCGCTGATCGCGGTGAACAAGAAGGATATCGACGCTGCCAAGGCCCAGGGCCTCGATGCCGCCATGCTCGACCGGCTTGAATTGAATGGCGCGCGTATCAAGGCCATGGCCGAGGGCCTGCGGCAGATTGCTCAGCTTCCCGATCCCGTCGGCGAGATCACCGATTTGAATTACCGCCCCTCCGGCATTCAGGTGGGGCGCATGCGCGTGCCGCTCGGCGTGATCGGCATCATTTATGAATCGCGCCCGAATGTCACCGCCGACGCCGCCGGGCTTTGCCTGAAATCCGGCAATGCGAGCATACTGCGCGGCGGCAGCGAGGCGATTCACTCGAACCGCGCCATTGCCGCCTGCATCCAGACCGGACTCAAACAGTCTGGCCTGCCGGAAGATGCTGTGCAGGTGATCGAGACCACCGACCGCGCCGCCGTGGGCGAACTGATTCGCATGAAGGAATACGTGGACGTGATTGTGCCGCGTGGCGGCAAGTCGCTCATCGAACGCATCAGCGCCGAGGCCACCATCCCCGTCATCAAGCATTTGCACGGCGTGTGTCATGTGTACATTGACGACAAGGCCGACCTCGACAAGGCCGTGAAAGTGGCGTTCAACGCCAAGACGCAACGCTACGGTACCTGCAACACCATGGAAACCCTGTTGGTGGCACGTGCCGTGGCCGGCAAGGTTCTTCCCGTGTTGGGAAAAATGTATCAAGACGAGGGTGTCGAGCTGCGCGGCTGCGAAGCCACGCGCAAGATTCTTTCCGGCATCAAGGCCGCGACGGAAGAGGATTGGCACACGGAATATCTGGCGCCGATTCTTTCCATCCGCGTTCTGGATAATGTCGAAGAGGCCATCGATCACATCGCGCGCTATGGTTCGGCGCACACCGACGCCATCGTGACCGAGGACATTACCCGCGCGCGCCGTTTCCTGCGCGAGGTGGATTCGAGCTCGGTGATGGTCAACGCCTCGACGCGTTTCGCCGACGGTTTTGAATACGGACTCGGCGCCGAAATCGGCATCTCCACTGACAAGCTGCATGCGCGCGGCCCGGTCGGTCTCGAGGGGCTGACGTCAGTGAAATTCGTCGTGCTCGGGGACGGGCATATCCGGAAATAA
- a CDS encoding OmpH family outer membrane protein yields the protein MKKYILFLPLILLLNGVAIAVDKPAIGYVDVRKVLLESKAGKKTKAEFEKIIKEKEGALRKEEEKLKAMQEAFQKDQLLMTDDQKKTKQKAFQEKADAYQKMVKEAKQEVGKKDNEYAAKSMVEIRGIIAELAKEMKLNLVLEASESGLLYAEEGMDLTSKVMEKYDAKAK from the coding sequence ATGAAAAAATATATTCTGTTTTTACCGTTGATCTTGCTGTTGAACGGCGTTGCTATCGCCGTAGACAAGCCGGCCATTGGTTATGTAGATGTGCGCAAGGTGCTGCTGGAAAGCAAGGCGGGCAAGAAAACCAAGGCCGAGTTCGAGAAAATAATCAAGGAAAAGGAAGGTGCCCTGCGCAAGGAAGAGGAAAAGCTCAAGGCCATGCAAGAGGCGTTTCAGAAGGATCAGCTGTTGATGACGGACGACCAGAAAAAAACCAAGCAGAAGGCATTTCAGGAAAAAGCCGATGCCTATCAGAAAATGGTCAAGGAGGCCAAGCAGGAAGTCGGCAAGAAAGACAACGAATACGCCGCCAAATCGATGGTTGAAATACGCGGCATCATCGCGGAGCTGGCCAAGGAAATGAAACTGAATCTGGTCTTGGAGGCATCCGAGTCCGGCCTGCTGTACGCCGAGGAAGGCATGGATCTGACATCAAAAGTCATGGAGAAGTACGACGCGAAGGCCAAATAA
- the holA gene encoding DNA polymerase III subunit delta, giving the protein MQINADQLANQFKRGLAPVYFVYGEELLLVEEACQSIREAAQAAGYLDRQRLTVENGFDWDGFFASTQSLSLFSERRLIELRLPTGKPGEAGAKILIEIAAQPPADTVLLISGGKLDKATRETKWAKALENAGVVVVAYPLESAQWPMWIRRRMEAKGLKPGPGVVDLLAHLMEGNLLACAQEIDKFSLHFGSGEVGLDDIENNLSDNARYNVFALVDASLRGEAATVERILVSLRSEGVEPILVLWALAREARELAQMADLVASGQPVMRVLETRRVWAKRKPLVGAALKRLSSRASQDLLQRAARTDRILKGRATGDVWQELQCLALSMTGLKLATCNI; this is encoded by the coding sequence ATGCAAATCAACGCTGATCAATTAGCCAATCAGTTCAAGCGCGGCCTGGCGCCGGTCTACTTCGTGTACGGCGAGGAATTGCTGTTGGTCGAGGAAGCCTGCCAGTCCATTCGCGAAGCGGCGCAGGCCGCCGGATACCTGGACCGCCAGCGGTTGACGGTGGAAAATGGATTCGACTGGGATGGATTTTTTGCCTCCACGCAGTCGCTTTCGCTTTTTTCCGAGCGGCGTTTGATCGAGCTGCGTCTGCCGACCGGAAAACCGGGCGAGGCTGGCGCGAAAATTCTCATCGAAATCGCGGCACAACCGCCCGCGGATACCGTGTTGCTGATCAGTGGCGGCAAGCTCGACAAGGCCACGCGCGAAACCAAATGGGCCAAGGCGCTGGAAAACGCGGGTGTGGTGGTGGTGGCGTATCCGTTGGAGTCGGCGCAATGGCCCATGTGGATACGCCGTCGCATGGAGGCGAAAGGACTGAAGCCAGGTCCGGGCGTGGTGGATTTATTGGCGCACCTGATGGAAGGCAACTTGCTGGCGTGCGCGCAGGAAATCGACAAATTTTCCCTGCATTTTGGCAGCGGCGAAGTGGGCCTGGATGACATCGAGAATAATCTCAGCGACAATGCCCGCTACAATGTTTTTGCATTGGTGGATGCCAGTCTGCGCGGCGAAGCGGCAACCGTTGAGCGGATTCTCGTCAGCCTGCGCAGCGAAGGTGTCGAGCCCATCCTGGTTCTGTGGGCGCTGGCACGCGAAGCGCGCGAATTGGCACAAATGGCGGATCTGGTGGCATCCGGTCAGCCGGTGATGCGGGTTCTTGAAACGCGGCGGGTGTGGGCCAAACGCAAGCCGCTGGTCGGTGCTGCGCTCAAGCGGCTGTCTTCCCGGGCCTCACAAGACCTGTTGCAACGCGCCGCCCGGACAGACCGCATTTTGAAGGGCCGGGCAACCGGCGATGTATGGCAGGAGTTGCAGTGTCTTGCGCTCAGCATGACCGGTCTCAAACTCGCCACATGTAATATATAG